Below is a window of Drosophila bipectinata strain 14024-0381.07 chromosome XR, DbipHiC1v2, whole genome shotgun sequence DNA.
TCTTTACTGTCCTCCTTGCGCTCCCCTTCGGAGGCTTCGGCGGTGGCTTCAGCATCCGTCATGCTGGCATCCGTTTCCTCTGCTGCGGAGGTCTCTTCGGGCTGTTCGACAGCCTCCAACTTTGGGCGCTTTACATCGAGCAATTCTTCTTTGTTTTTATCGGTTACCTCCCTTTTGAGGTTTCGTTTTGGTGGATCATCCGTTGACATCTCTTCCTGCTGCGGCTGTTGCTCCTGTGGGAGCactggctgctgctgttgttggaAGGACTTGATGCTGGCGAGCTCACTAGGATCTGTGTCCATCGCCAAGACTCCTTGAATTTGCGTAAACGCCTTAACAGCCTTCTCAACAGAGCTGCTCTTTTCAAATTCTATGAAAGCGAACTCCTTGATTTTCTTAGTGCCAGGATAATGGGGCAGCGAGACATACGCCACTGGTCCATAGCGGCTGAAGACCTCCTTGAGCCAATCGTGACTAGCATTGGCTGGAAGAGCCTCCACGTACAAGGTCTTATCGTTAACGTCCCTCTGTACCGGTAGCTTGGTCTTCCTCTTTACCTTAAGCCCGCTTTCGTCCAGCTCCAGGAGCTGGGAGTTTCCCAAAGACTTGGCAATCTGTCCAACATCAAGGGTGAGCGTTTTGATTTTGTTGAACGAGAGGAAAATCTCCAGGGGCACATCTAGAATTTAAACTCAAAATGATGTAGATCAAATAACAGTTTATTGGAATCCCCAGTTCCCCACCCACGCATCCAAGTTACTTACACGGATCCTGATCGACATAGCGTCGCAGGAAACGATCTTTACTTAGGTTAGCATCCCCAAAATAGAACTCCATTTGTCCCCTAATGGCGTTGTAGAGATATCGCTTTCGTTTGCGTCCACCATTTGTCTTCGACGGTGATGAAGTCTCCGCTTCAGGCTCTGCCTCCGTCTCTGTTTCTTCTCCAGCCAGCTCCTTGGGCTCCTCAACGACTGCGTCGCTAGGATCTGCTGGCTTGGTGTTCTCTCCGGTTACACCCGGATCGTGGCCGTGCTTGCGCTTGGTCATCTCTCATGAGTATGTCACAATGGACAACTGTTTATTGCAAATTTCCATTTAACTCCTGGAACCTCTGGTAACGCCGGTTAGCGGTGATAACAGAGTTGCTCGGCAAGTTTGTTGTCAAACTATTGGTGGGTCGATGACTATCGCAAGGACATTTTGTGGCTTATGGTTTGATTTGCGATGCagatggaaaataaataaataggcatttgcattttctgtttttaaatACGGGTTTTAAAAGAAACAAGAAGAATTTGAATGCTTTAAAACTCATTTCGTTTAGATCAATACAATCGCTAGTGCCGAACTATCGATATCCTGGAAAGTCGGCAACCCTGTTGATTGTTTTGGCGGGCACTGAACAGATGCTAAAATTGAGGCGTTTAGGTGTGTGTTTGTACAGTGCGCCTCAGCAATCGGCAACaacaaaacgaaaataatAGTCAATAGGCAAAAAAAGTGTGTTTATTTACTCATTGGATCCGATACCGGAGACTTGCAGTACCAGCGCCACAGCAAAGTCCATAAAACCAAAGAACATCGATACCAAAAAGTCAATAGGCGAGAGCGGAAATAGGGAAGCGTCCACTGGAATGCGTTGCTAACAACCGCTTTGTCCGGCAGTCATGGAGTCCATAGTGCTGCACTCTGATGTTGCACGTCTGGTTTTGGGTGAGTCCTGTACCTCTAGTTGGTCTTGAAGCTGTTTACTTAGCTAGCTCCTTGTTGGCATTCATTTCAGGCTACTTGGTGAATCAGAATCTGACGAGAGCCGCTAACACACTGTGCCGCACTTCGCCCCACCTGCGCCACGAGTTTCTGGCCCTTAAACAGGGTCTTCAGACGCACAATTTCCTCAATGGCGGCCTCGAGGACATCATCTGCGAGCATGTCAAGATCACCGGATTGGGTAAGGATCCCTAATAGAGCTTTCTTTTCCCGTTCGACGTACAGTCTTGTCCTTTGACTTCCAGTGGCCAATGCACTACAGAAGCTTCCCCTGGAAGCACGTCTCAATCTGCAGCAGCTGAAATTGTCGGAGCGGGTCAACGAACTGATTACCTCGTCGGAACGGAGCACCCACAGCACCACCAACAATGAGAGCAGCACTACAGGAGAGCCCAGCAATTCGCATTCTCATAGGAAACGAATGCACCGGTAATATGGATTTCTATTTCTTATGTTTCGCAAATTATATTCTGATGTTTTATATGTTTTTCAGACACACTCAATCCCCGTTGGACACCTTATCCTCGCCTTCCCTTAGCAAGCGCCCCCGTTTGCTGCCACCGCATTTTTATTGCAGCGTCAACCGCGAAAAGCCAAAGCTAAGTTTCCTGGCCAATAAGGACGACCAAGAGggggacgaggaggaggatgaaGGCAGCAGCACCACGGCGACTGAGGATCTGGAAGAGGAGTTGGCAAGCGTTGACGGACCTGGCCCGCGAAACAATTCCACGCCTCGCCAAGTCAACGCAGCGGCCAATCCACTTGTGTTCACACCGCAAACTATGCCGGTaagtactaaaaaaaaaaactatccaAGAGTCTAAAAAGTTAAGAGCTACCTTTATCCAGGAGCTGGCTAGTGCGATTATCAAGgatcaaaaattcaaagagaCTCTGGTAAATAACATCAACATAGCGCTACAGTCGGTGACGGTCACCAATCCCACCGTGAGCTGCGAAGCGGTGTTGGATGGTCTTGTGAAAAACATTTTGGAGGCCACGGAAAGGGATCCGTCCTTCGATCGTATTATTCAGGAGGTGGTTTCGGGAGATGATCCCTTGGAACTAGCGGAGGCGTCTCAGGCACCACCCGTTTTAAATCCGGCTCCGACAGTGGTTCCGGTAGGAGCACAGGCACCTATGGAGGCCATTACAGTTCCAGACCAAGCGGAGATACGCGAACCCGTGCCGCCACAAACACCTCTCATAATCCGCACAGCTGTTACTGCGGCCACAACTGGCACCAATGCCGATCCCAACTTCTCTATCTCAAAGCTGATTGTGGTAAACGCCAACGAGAGTGTTCAGAAGATGCCTGGCGGGGAGTCAGGCAACTTGAGCTTCACCAGTGACGGGTTGAACCTTAACTTTGGTGATCCCACGGCCATGCTGTCGGATGCGGATGCTGCTCAGGTGTGCGTGGATGCCACAACAGGGCAACTGACGTTTCCCATGTACCTCTCCAATGGGGGCCTGCTCTCGCACTTCCCCTTTCTAGTGAACAACGAGTGGGTGGCCCAGCAACTCGGACCCGATGCCTTTGCCAACGTGGAGGACTCTCACATCGAAATCTCGTTGCCGGAGCCCATTACCCTGTCGGCCAATCAGCTGCCGCCAAACTccatcatcatcaacagtGCCCAAAAGCAACcacctcagcctccgccatcGGAGCCCCCGGCACAGCTGATAGCCGAGGAGAACATAGCccagaaaaaggaggaaaaaaatGAGAAGGAGCAAGAGCACCAGAGGACAATGCCACAGGAGGAACAGCTCAAGCTCCCGCCTGCCTCGCTGGACTCTTCGCGGCAAGTTATGGAGCGCGTTACACCCTCCACGGCGGGAATCATCAATGTGAAGGCTTTCCGCAGCCTTTCCACTCCGCGGAAGCGAACCTCCCATGTCCGTACTCTCACCTTCTCCCCCAAAGTGGGCGGTCCATTGGGTGGTGCCCTCCATCCCACAACACCGCTCTCCACCCGGCGTACCGGATTGCTGGCAAAAGCGAAAGAGAAACCTGTCATAAAGCAAGTGGAGATTATTCAGACCCCCACTGAAGTCAGCGCGTACGAGTCCACGGAAGGTGTACCTCCCCTCTTCGCCATGGACATGGAGTGCAGCAATCAGACGGTGATCCGAGCCCATCCGCCCGCGGCTCCTTTGGTGGCAACTCCCAAGAGAAAACAGAAACGCCAGGCGGCGGTAAAGGCCTGCAAGCGGATTATATCGCAGGCGGAAACGGAGGCCAAGCCAATGAATAAAGACAACGACAAGGACAACGAGAAGGGGAAGGGGAAGGAAAAGAATAAGGAGGAGAAAAAGCCTAAACCCAAGGAAAGTGCGGAAAACTCCACAGCCCACGACGACAGTACAGAGGCGAGCAAGGAGAACGTCCACgaggaaaaggaaaagaagCTGTCTACCGAATCGGAGGCAGGAGCTGCAGAGGGAGCTGCAACCACAGAGGCCGACGATCTTATGGCCGCCTGGAAGCGGCAGATGCACGGCTCCCAGAACGATCTGGAGAATCGGCTGCGGGAGATCAACTCCAAGCGGGAGGAGGCCGTCAAAACTGTAGTTCGCGTGCGGCGGCCCAAGAAGAAGGAGACCCCCACCACAGGAAGGACCAAGAAGGCCAGCATCCTTGCCACTCAGCAGACCAAAAAGTCGCCGCCAAATCGCAAGGGGACCCAGCGTAGTGGCGGTGAACCTGTGGAGAAGATTAGCATTAAGATAACCACACCCCAGAAACCAAAAGCGGTCAGAAAGAAGAAGGACTCCGTCAATAAGGAGCCACCAAATGAGGAGCCACCGCCCAGTGAACCAATAGATTTAGGGCTTCCGAAAGAGCAGGAGAAGCTCCTAGCTCCTCCCAACATGGCCATGCTGCTTGACACGCCTTTCAAGGCATCGCCTCGAGGAGACGCGGCCGAGGGACAGCCAGGAGACCCTGCGGGACAAGGCGGTGTGTCCGGTGGTTCTGGGGAAGGAGAACCCGCCATTCCACCCACTCCGGGCACTGCGATTCTTCCGTTGGATACCCCATACGGCAAGATTCCGACCAGTTCGTTCCTCTTTGGGTCGGACACAAAAAGTATAATGAACACGCCCCAGCTGAGCGCAATTACGCCGGGATTCCGATGCACACCCTTCGGCCAGATGCCGGGCACTCCACTGGGCAGCGCTGCTAAGACGGAGTACTCCTCCGGCAGCTCCTATTACCGGCCGGACGAGGCGGAGCACACGGATGCGAATGCGCAGTGCGCCATCCAGCAATGGGAGGAAATGAAGGAGAAGCAGGCTGAGGAGGAGACGGAAGGAAGTGATCTCAAGAACAGCAAAGAAGAGCCGCCGGCTAAGGATGCAAAGGAGCAGCCGAGCCAACTGGATCCGGAGCCACCAGTCGTCCTAGCTGTGGAACCCACAGTACTACGTCGGGTGCGTTCCTTTGGTTGCGAGGCAGTGGACAGTGTCGAGTCCGCCACGGCCGGCTCGTATCCGTCggatcagcagcagcagccgcactACAAGCTTCTGCGCGGACTGCCCGAAGCAATAATAGAAGGCTCCAGCAACTCCAGCTCCTCGGCGACCAGCACCTCCTCCTCGTCCAGCTCGAGTTccagctccagcagcagctcctCCTCAAGCTCCACGTCGTCACAATCTTCTCACGGCGAAAAGGAGGAAGGCGAACTGGGGTCGGCAGACGCGGAGAAGAAAGAGGAGAAGGTGGAGTCCAAGGAGAGCGAGGTTCTGCTCAACCTGGACAATCTTTCCAACATTAGCAGCACCGAGGACGAGGAGTGGCTCAAAACGGCGGGTGTTGGGTCGGGCTCGCAGAGCGCCGTGCTTCCAGGGCTCTCGATCGATAGCCAGCCGGGTCAGTTGCTGAGTCAGGACGGTGAAGTGCGCTATCCGATAAGGAACTGGCTGACTCCCAGCAAGGAATCCCAGCAAGCACAGGAGGCGACAAAAACCATCGGGGAGCTACTTGCACGATTCGGAGATAAAGATCCGCCACCGCCTCCCCCAGTTGCGGAACTTccaccacctccaccaccaGCCGCGGAATTTACACAACCTCCTCCACCACCATTACCGCCAGTATCAGTATCAGAATCAGTTCCACCTCCGCCTCCCGAGGAACAGACTACCCCGGTTCCTGGACCCTCCCAAAACATCAaggagcagcggcagcagctggACGAAAAGCGCCAGAGAGTAATGGCCAAGGTCAAGGAGAAGGAGAAATCGCAGCCAGCCAAGGTGCAGGGCAAGAAGACCGCAGCCAGTAAGAAGCTAACGGCCATCCGGGAGTCCGCCAAACTGGCAAATCCCAGCAGCCAAAAGTCGCCTAAGAAATGCGAACACCTGGAGGCCAACAAGAACAAGGCAGCCAAGCACGAAGATCCCCCAAAGAAGGCCCAGGCACTCGACAGCTCGTCTcctcaaaaattaataaaggtAACCGAGgcagaagaaaaagaaaaggaggAAGAGGTGGCTGAGCCGGAGACGACGCCTTCCAGCGCTTTGGATCCGGCTCTGTTGATGGCCCTGAATCTGTCAGTCAAGAAACAGGAGCCTCCACCAGCTAGCACTATAACCAAACCAAAGGTGGCCCGAGCTGCAGTGGAGATAGCTGCTCAGCCAGCGCCGGGAAAACGAGGTCGCcccaagaggtgtcagaacgGAGAGCCGCCAAAGATATCCATGCGCAGATCCTCTCGGCTGGTGGATCACAAACGTGAGTAGAAACCTATCTTATCCAAAGTCTTTTGCCTTCAACCTTATTTTCTTCATCCCACAGCTGCATCCCCCGACGAGCCAGGTGGCAAGGCAACTTCCCAGGAGACACAAAAGACATCGAAGGCCCAAGCCAAGGCCACCACGAAAAAGCCGGCCAAGAAGAAGGTAGAGACGAGACCGCCCTCCACGACTCCCATGGGCTCCAGGCTGCCCCTGGTGGCCGAGGCTCAAACCACGCGGGATTCCCCGGACAACCAGCAGCCGCCGCCCGTTCTCCAGGGAATTCCAGAGCAGCCGGACGAACCGCCAAACGATTCGGCGTCCGACCCAAACGATAGCGACTACGAATTGGACTTGTGCATGAGCAAAGACCAGGAGCGTCACCATTTTAGCATCATCTACGAGGACAACGGCTCCAAGCCGGTTAACAGTGTGGCGCGCCAACCGGCTAACTTCTTCAAGAACTACCAGATGCGCCTAATGACAGAGGACGACCAGCTCCACACCATGAGCATAGGCAGTCTGAATCACGTGTTTGTGGGCAAGCCGTTGGTGGTCATCCGGAATATCCCCAAGAAACGGATACGCCGGCTGACCAGCAACAGTGGAGGCGTTGCTACACCAGCAGCCCCCTCGAATCAGCCGACGGCCACATCCACCCCACTAGCCGAGAAGCTAGATGCGAGGTGCGTCTCTTTACCGCAGGACGAAAACGATCTGGAGGTCGCCAATATGTAAGTAGCATCGCCGCAGAGAAGGCATTACGGGAGCGAACTTACAACCATTCTTCTCCAAATAGAAACACAAATCTCAGCGGAGGCGAAAAATCCGAGGACCTGCAGGACAAGGATAAGAACCAGTCCAGCCACAGTGTGGAGATAGAGGACATTGAGTCGATACTGTCACATCTCCATGGAACCTGATAGGATAATCCGACACGGATCTATACCATCCCCT
It encodes the following:
- the Larp7 gene encoding la-related protein 7, which encodes MTKRKHGHDPGVTGENTKPADPSDAVVEEPKELAGEETETEAEPEAETSSPSKTNGGRKRKRYLYNAIRGQMEFYFGDANLSKDRFLRRYVDQDPYVPLEIFLSFNKIKTLTLDVGQIAKSLGNSQLLELDESGLKVKRKTKLPVQRDVNDKTLYVEALPANASHDWLKEVFSRYGPVAYVSLPHYPGTKKIKEFAFIEFEKSSSVEKAVKAFTQIQGVLAMDTDPSELASIKSFQQQQQPVLPQEQQPQQEEMSTDDPPKRNLKREVTDKNKEELLDVKRPKLEAVEQPEETSAAEETDASMTDAEATAEASEGERKEDSKDGEDASKKRRRKRKKKAVVDKPNIDPSALELKVLPKTSWSSLRNKYLNLQRRLVSEAKSKLWREQHPYQQQHQHPITHHANPPQPEVAKEDDTTSSEVLSDGGGGEPVVEAGPIPTKRRKTVHKMNMNFYGAGGGETTKSEEPSQERTPLFKYEPGLIVECALLEPCASVKEFKADMRQYPEIKYVDIKEGEQVAQLRLATPQGAEELVRQLNCAERQLKILRGQAEALYWRKIEQDRETKLSKKVRVQQKRGREKVSKLLGKHIKFDDGDDGEAQVASIE
- the mxc gene encoding treacle protein isoform X1, which gives rise to MESIVLHSDVARLVLGYLVNQNLTRAANTLCRTSPHLRHEFLALKQGLQTHNFLNGGLEDIICEHVKITGLVANALQKLPLEARLNLQQLKLSERVNELITSSERSTHSTTNNESSTTGEPSNSHSHRKRMHRHTQSPLDTLSSPSLSKRPRLLPPHFYCSVNREKPKLSFLANKDDQEGDEEEDEGSSTTATEDLEEELASVDGPGPRNNSTPRQVNAAANPLVFTPQTMPELASAIIKDQKFKETLVNNINIALQSVTVTNPTVSCEAVLDGLVKNILEATERDPSFDRIIQEVVSGDDPLELAEASQAPPVLNPAPTVVPVGAQAPMEAITVPDQAEIREPVPPQTPLIIRTAVTAATTGTNADPNFSISKLIVVNANESVQKMPGGESGNLSFTSDGLNLNFGDPTAMLSDADAAQVCVDATTGQLTFPMYLSNGGLLSHFPFLVNNEWVAQQLGPDAFANVEDSHIEISLPEPITLSANQLPPNSIIINSAQKQPPQPPPSEPPAQLIAEENIAQKKEEKNEKEQEHQRTMPQEEQLKLPPASLDSSRQVMERVTPSTAGIINVKAFRSLSTPRKRTSHVRTLTFSPKVGGPLGGALHPTTPLSTRRTGLLAKAKEKPVIKQVEIIQTPTEVSAYESTEGVPPLFAMDMECSNQTVIRAHPPAAPLVATPKRKQKRQAAVKACKRIISQAETEAKPMNKDNDKDNEKGKGKEKNKEEKKPKPKESAENSTAHDDSTEASKENVHEEKEKKLSTESEAGAAEGAATTEADDLMAAWKRQMHGSQNDLENRLREINSKREEAVKTVVRVRRPKKKETPTTGRTKKASILATQQTKKSPPNRKGTQRSGGEPVEKISIKITTPQKPKAVRKKKDSVNKEPPNEEPPPSEPIDLGLPKEQEKLLAPPNMAMLLDTPFKASPRGDAAEGQPGDPAGQGGVSGGSGEGEPAIPPTPGTAILPLDTPYGKIPTSSFLFGSDTKSIMNTPQLSAITPGFRCTPFGQMPGTPLGSAAKTEYSSGSSYYRPDEAEHTDANAQCAIQQWEEMKEKQAEEETEGSDLKNSKEEPPAKDAKEQPSQLDPEPPVVLAVEPTVLRRVRSFGCEAVDSVESATAGSYPSDQQQQPHYKLLRGLPEAIIEGSSNSSSSATSTSSSSSSSSSSSSSSSSSSTSSQSSHGEKEEGELGSADAEKKEEKVESKESEVLLNLDNLSNISSTEDEEWLKTAGVGSGSQSAVLPGLSIDSQPGQLLSQDGEVRYPIRNWLTPSKESQQAQEATKTIGELLARFGDKDPPPPPPVAELPPPPPPAAEFTQPPPPPLPPVSVSESVPPPPPEEQTTPVPGPSQNIKEQRQQLDEKRQRVMAKVKEKEKSQPAKVQGKKTAASKKLTAIRESAKLANPSSQKSPKKCEHLEANKNKAAKHEDPPKKAQALDSSSPQKLIKVTEAEEKEKEEEVAEPETTPSSALDPALLMALNLSVKKQEPPPASTITKPKVARAAVEIAAQPAPGKRGRPKRCQNGEPPKISMRRSSRLVDHKPASPDEPGGKATSQETQKTSKAQAKATTKKPAKKKVETRPPSTTPMGSRLPLVAEAQTTRDSPDNQQPPPVLQGIPEQPDEPPNDSASDPNDSDYELDLCMSKDQERHHFSIIYEDNGSKPVNSVARQPANFFKNYQMRLMTEDDQLHTMSIGSLNHVFVGKPLVVIRNIPKKRIRRLTSNSGGVATPAAPSNQPTATSTPLAEKLDARCVSLPQDENDLEVANINTNLSGGEKSEDLQDKDKNQSSHSVEIEDIESILSHLHGT
- the mxc gene encoding treacle protein isoform X2, with product MESIVLHSDVARLVLGYLVNQNLTRAANTLCRTSPHLRHEFLALKQGLQTHNFLNGGLEDIICEHVKITGLVANALQKLPLEARLNLQQLKLSERVNELITSSERSTHSTTNNESSTTGEPSNSHSHRKRMHRHTQSPLDTLSSPSLSKRPRLLPPHFYCSVNREKPKLSFLANKDDQEGDEEEDEGSSTTATEDLEEELASVDGPGPRNNSTPRQVNAAANPLVFTPQTMPLASAIIKDQKFKETLVNNINIALQSVTVTNPTVSCEAVLDGLVKNILEATERDPSFDRIIQEVVSGDDPLELAEASQAPPVLNPAPTVVPVGAQAPMEAITVPDQAEIREPVPPQTPLIIRTAVTAATTGTNADPNFSISKLIVVNANESVQKMPGGESGNLSFTSDGLNLNFGDPTAMLSDADAAQVCVDATTGQLTFPMYLSNGGLLSHFPFLVNNEWVAQQLGPDAFANVEDSHIEISLPEPITLSANQLPPNSIIINSAQKQPPQPPPSEPPAQLIAEENIAQKKEEKNEKEQEHQRTMPQEEQLKLPPASLDSSRQVMERVTPSTAGIINVKAFRSLSTPRKRTSHVRTLTFSPKVGGPLGGALHPTTPLSTRRTGLLAKAKEKPVIKQVEIIQTPTEVSAYESTEGVPPLFAMDMECSNQTVIRAHPPAAPLVATPKRKQKRQAAVKACKRIISQAETEAKPMNKDNDKDNEKGKGKEKNKEEKKPKPKESAENSTAHDDSTEASKENVHEEKEKKLSTESEAGAAEGAATTEADDLMAAWKRQMHGSQNDLENRLREINSKREEAVKTVVRVRRPKKKETPTTGRTKKASILATQQTKKSPPNRKGTQRSGGEPVEKISIKITTPQKPKAVRKKKDSVNKEPPNEEPPPSEPIDLGLPKEQEKLLAPPNMAMLLDTPFKASPRGDAAEGQPGDPAGQGGVSGGSGEGEPAIPPTPGTAILPLDTPYGKIPTSSFLFGSDTKSIMNTPQLSAITPGFRCTPFGQMPGTPLGSAAKTEYSSGSSYYRPDEAEHTDANAQCAIQQWEEMKEKQAEEETEGSDLKNSKEEPPAKDAKEQPSQLDPEPPVVLAVEPTVLRRVRSFGCEAVDSVESATAGSYPSDQQQQPHYKLLRGLPEAIIEGSSNSSSSATSTSSSSSSSSSSSSSSSSSSTSSQSSHGEKEEGELGSADAEKKEEKVESKESEVLLNLDNLSNISSTEDEEWLKTAGVGSGSQSAVLPGLSIDSQPGQLLSQDGEVRYPIRNWLTPSKESQQAQEATKTIGELLARFGDKDPPPPPPVAELPPPPPPAAEFTQPPPPPLPPVSVSESVPPPPPEEQTTPVPGPSQNIKEQRQQLDEKRQRVMAKVKEKEKSQPAKVQGKKTAASKKLTAIRESAKLANPSSQKSPKKCEHLEANKNKAAKHEDPPKKAQALDSSSPQKLIKVTEAEEKEKEEEVAEPETTPSSALDPALLMALNLSVKKQEPPPASTITKPKVARAAVEIAAQPAPGKRGRPKRCQNGEPPKISMRRSSRLVDHKPASPDEPGGKATSQETQKTSKAQAKATTKKPAKKKVETRPPSTTPMGSRLPLVAEAQTTRDSPDNQQPPPVLQGIPEQPDEPPNDSASDPNDSDYELDLCMSKDQERHHFSIIYEDNGSKPVNSVARQPANFFKNYQMRLMTEDDQLHTMSIGSLNHVFVGKPLVVIRNIPKKRIRRLTSNSGGVATPAAPSNQPTATSTPLAEKLDARCVSLPQDENDLEVANINTNLSGGEKSEDLQDKDKNQSSHSVEIEDIESILSHLHGT